From a region of the Pan paniscus chromosome 19, NHGRI_mPanPan1-v2.0_pri, whole genome shotgun sequence genome:
- the LIG3 gene encoding DNA ligase 3 isoform X2: MSLAFKILFPQTLRALSRKELCLFRKRHWRDVRQFSQWSETDLLHGHPLFLRRKPILSFQGSHLRSRATYLVFLPGLHVGLCSGPCEMAEQRFCVDYAKRGTAGCKKCKEKIVKGVCRIGKLVPNPFSESGGDMKEWYHIKCMFEKLERARATTKKIEDLTELEGWEELEDNEKEQITQHIADLSSKAAGTPKKKAVVQAKLTATGQVTSPVKGASFVTSTNPRKFSGFSAKPNNSGEAPSSPTPKRSLSSSKCDPRHKDCLLREFRKLCAMVADNPSYNTKTQIIQDFLRKGSAGDGFHGDVYLTVKLLLPGVIKTVYNLNDKQIVKLFSRIFNCNPDDMARDLEQGDVSETIRVFFEQSKSFPPAAKSLLTIQEVDEFLLRLSKLTKEDEQQQALQDIASRCTANDLKCIIRLIKHDLKMNSGAKHVLDALDPNAYEAFKASRNLQDVVERVLHNAQEVEKEPGQRRALSVQASLMTPVQPMLAEACKSVEYAMKKCPNGMFSEIKYDGERVQVHKNGDHFSYFSRSLKPVLPHKVAHFKDYIPQAFPGGHSMILDSEVLLIDNKTGKPLPFGTLGVHKKAAFQDANVCLFVFDCIYFNDVSLMDRPLCERRKFLHDNMVEIPNRIMFSEMKRVTKALDLADMITRVIQEGLEGLVLKDVKGTYEPGKRHWLKVKKDYLNEGAMADTADLVVLGAFYGQGSKGGMMSIFLMGCYDPGSQKWCTVTKCAGGHDDATLARLQKELDMVKISKDPSKIPSWLKVNKIYYPDFIVPDPKKAAVWEITGAEFSKSEAHTADGISIRFPRCTRIRDDKDWKSATNLPQLKELYQLSKEKADFTVVAGDEGSSTTGGSSEENKGPSGSAVSRKAPSKPSASTKKAEGKLSNSNSKDGNMQTAKPSAMKVGEKLATKSSPVKVGEKRKAADETLCQTKRRPASEQRGRTVPAGRR; encoded by the exons ATGTCTTTGGCTTTCAAGATCCTCTTTCCACAAACCCTCCGTGCACTCAGCCGAAAAGAACTGTGCCTATTCCGAAAACGTCACTGGCGTGATGTAAGACAATTCAGCCAGTGGTCAGAAACAGATCTGCTTCATGGACATCCCCTCTTCCTGAGAAGAAAGCCTATTCTATCATTCCAGGGAAGCCATCTAAGATCACGTGCCACCTACCTTGTTTTCTTGCCAGGGTTGCATGTGGGACTCTGCAGTGGCCCCTGTGAGATGGCTGAGCAACGGTTCTGTGTGGACTATGCCAAGCGTGGCACAGCTGGCTGCAAAAAATGCAAGGAAAAGATTGTGAAGGGCGTATGCCGAATTGGCAAACTGGTGCCCAATCCCTTCTCAGAGTCTGGGGGTGATATGAAAGAGTGGTACCACATTAAATGCATGTTTGAGAAACTAGAGCGGGCCCGGGCCACCACAAAAAAAATCGAGGACCTCACAGAGCTGGAAGGCTGGGAAGAGCTGGAAGATAATGAGAAGGAACAGATAACCCAGCACATTGCAG ATCTGTCTTCTAAGGCAGCAGGTACACCAAAGAAGAAAGCTGTTGTCCAGGCTAAGTTGACAGCCACTGGCCAGGTGACTTCTCCAGTGAAAGGCGCCTCATTTGTCACCAGTACCAATCCCCGGAAATTTTCTGGCTTTTCAG CCAAGCCCAACAACTCTGGGGAAGCCCCCTCGAGCCCCACCCCTAAGAGAAGTCTGTCTTCAAGCAAATGTGACCCCAGGCATAAGGACTGTCTGCTACGGGAGTTTCGAAAGTTATGCGCCATGGTGGCTGATAATCCTAGCTACAACACGAAGACCCAGATCATCCAGGACTTCCTTCGGAAAGGCTCAGCAGGAG ATGGTTTCCACGGTGATGTGTACCTAACAGTGAAGCTGCTGCTGCCAGGAGTCATTAAGACTGTTTACAACTTGAATGATAAGCAGATTGTGAAGCTTTTCAGTCGCATTTTTAACTGCAACCCAGATGATATGGCACGGGACCTAGAGCAG ggtgacGTGTCAGAGACAATCAGAGTCTTCTTTGAGCAGAGCAAGTCTTTCCCCCCAGCTGCCAAGAGCCTCCTTACCATCCAGGAAGTGGATGAGTTCCTTCTGCGGCTGTCCAAGCTCACCAAGGAGGATGAGCAGCAACAGGCCCTACAGGACATTGCCTCCAG GTGTACAGCCAATGACCTTAAATGCATCATCAGGTTGATCAAACATGATCTGAAGATGAACTCAGGTGCAAAACATGT GTTAGACGCCCTTGACCCCAATGCCTATGAAGCCTTCAAAGCCTCGCGCAACCTGCAGGATGTGGTGGAGCGGGTCCTTCACAACGCGCAGGAGGTGGAGAAGGAGCCGGGCCAGAGACGGGCTCTGAGCGTCCAGGCCTCGCTGATGACACCTGTGCAGCCCATGTTG GCGGAGGCCTGCAAGTCCGTTGAGTATGCAATGAAGAAATGTCCCAATGGCATGTTCTCTGAGATCAAGTACGATGGAGAGCGAGTCCAGGTGCATAAGAATGGAGACCACTTCAGCTACTTCAGCCGCAGTCTCAAGCCCGTCCTTCCTCACAAG GTGGCCCACTTTAAGGACTACATTCCCCAGGCTTTTCCTGGGGGCCACAGCATGATCTTGGATTCTGAAGTGCTTCTGATTGACAACAAGACAGGCAAACCACTGCCCTTTGGGACTCTGGGAGTGCACAAG AAAGCAGCCTTCCAGGATGCTAATGTCTGCCTGTTTGTTTTTGATTGTATCTACTTTAATGATGTCAGCTTGATGGACAG ACCTCTGTGTGAGCGGCGGAAGTTTCTTCATGACAACATGGTTGAAATTCCAAACCGGATCATGTTCTCAGAAATGAAGCGAGTCACA AAAGCTTTGGACTTGGCTGACATGATAACCCGGGTGATCCAGGAGGGATTGGAGGGGCTGGTGCTGAAGGATGTGAAG GGTACATATGAGCCTGGGAAGCGGCACTGGCTGAAAGTGAAGAAAGACTATTTGAACGAGGGGGCCATGGCCGACACAGCTGACCTGGTGGTCCTTGGAGCCTTCTATGGGCAAGGGAGCAAAG GCGGCATGATGTCAATCTTCCTCATGGGCTGCTACGACCCTGGCAGCCAGAAGTGGTGCACAGTCACCAAGTGTGCAGGAGGCCATGATGATGCCACGCTTGCCCGCCTGCAGAAGGAACTAGACATGGTGAAGATCAGCAAG GACCCCAGCAAAATACCCAGCTGGTTGAAGGTCAACAAGATCTACTATCCTGACTTCATCGTCCCAGACCCAAAG AAAGCTGCCGTGTGGGAGATCACAGGGGCTGAATTCTCCAAATCGGAGGCTCATACAGCTGACGGGATCTCCATCCGATTCCCTCGCTGCACCCGAATCCGAGATGATAAGGACTGGAAATCTGCCACTAACCTTCCCCAACTCAAG GAACTGTACCAGTTGTCCAAGGAGAAGGCAGACTTCACTGTAGTGGCTGGAGATGAGGGGAGCTCCACTACAGGGGGTAGCAGTGAAGAGAATAAGGGTCCCTCAGGGTCTGCTGTGTCCCGCAAGGCCCCCAGCAAGCCCTCAGCCAGTACCAAGAAAGCAGAAGGGAAGCTGAGTAACTCCAACAGCAAAGATG GCAACATGCAGACTGCAAAGCCTTCCGCTATGAAGGTGGGGGAGAAGCTGGCCACAAAGTCTTCTCCAGTGAAAGTAGGGGAGAAGCGGAAAGCTGCTGATGAGACGCTGTGCCAAACAAAG AGGCGGCCAGCCAGTGAGCAGAGAGGAAGAACTGTGCCAGCAGGCAGGAGATAG
- the LIG3 gene encoding DNA ligase 3 isoform X1: MSLAFKILFPQTLRALSRKELCLFRKRHWRDVRQFSQWSETDLLHGHPLFLRRKPILSFQGSHLRSRATYLVFLPGLHVGLCSGPCEMAEQRFCVDYAKRGTAGCKKCKEKIVKGVCRIGKLVPNPFSESGGDMKEWYHIKCMFEKLERARATTKKIEDLTELEGWEELEDNEKEQITQHIADLSSKAAGTPKKKAVVQAKLTATGQVTSPVKGASFVTSTNPRKFSGFSAKPNNSGEAPSSPTPKRSLSSSKCDPRHKDCLLREFRKLCAMVADNPSYNTKTQIIQDFLRKGSAGDGFHGDVYLTVKLLLPGVIKTVYNLNDKQIVKLFSRIFNCNPDDMARDLEQGDVSETIRVFFEQSKSFPPAAKSLLTIQEVDEFLLRLSKLTKEDEQQQALQDIASRCTANDLKCIIRLIKHDLKMNSGAKHVLDALDPNAYEAFKASRNLQDVVERVLHNAQEVEKEPGQRRALSVQASLMTPVQPMLAEACKSVEYAMKKCPNGMFSEIKYDGERVQVHKNGDHFSYFSRSLKPVLPHKVAHFKDYIPQAFPGGHSMILDSEVLLIDNKTGKPLPFGTLGVHKKAAFQDANVCLFVFDCIYFNDVSLMDRPLCERRKFLHDNMVEIPNRIMFSEMKRVTKALDLADMITRVIQEGLEGLVLKDVKGTYEPGKRHWLKVKKDYLNEGAMADTADLVVLGAFYGQGSKGGMMSIFLMGCYDPGSQKWCTVTKCAGGHDDATLARLQKELDMVKISKDPSKIPSWLKVNKIYYPDFIVPDPKKAAVWEITGAEFSKSEAHTADGISIRFPRCTRIRDDKDWKSATNLPQLKELYQLSKEKADFTVVAGDEGSSTTGGSSEENKGPSGSAVSRKAPSKPSASTKKAEGKLSNSNSKDGNMQTAKPSAMKVGEKLATKSSPVKVGEKRKAADETLCQTKVLLDIFTGVRLYLPPSTPDFSRLRRYFVAFDGDLVQEFDMTSATHVLGSRDKNPAAQQVSPEWIWACIRKRRLVAPC, from the exons ATGTCTTTGGCTTTCAAGATCCTCTTTCCACAAACCCTCCGTGCACTCAGCCGAAAAGAACTGTGCCTATTCCGAAAACGTCACTGGCGTGATGTAAGACAATTCAGCCAGTGGTCAGAAACAGATCTGCTTCATGGACATCCCCTCTTCCTGAGAAGAAAGCCTATTCTATCATTCCAGGGAAGCCATCTAAGATCACGTGCCACCTACCTTGTTTTCTTGCCAGGGTTGCATGTGGGACTCTGCAGTGGCCCCTGTGAGATGGCTGAGCAACGGTTCTGTGTGGACTATGCCAAGCGTGGCACAGCTGGCTGCAAAAAATGCAAGGAAAAGATTGTGAAGGGCGTATGCCGAATTGGCAAACTGGTGCCCAATCCCTTCTCAGAGTCTGGGGGTGATATGAAAGAGTGGTACCACATTAAATGCATGTTTGAGAAACTAGAGCGGGCCCGGGCCACCACAAAAAAAATCGAGGACCTCACAGAGCTGGAAGGCTGGGAAGAGCTGGAAGATAATGAGAAGGAACAGATAACCCAGCACATTGCAG ATCTGTCTTCTAAGGCAGCAGGTACACCAAAGAAGAAAGCTGTTGTCCAGGCTAAGTTGACAGCCACTGGCCAGGTGACTTCTCCAGTGAAAGGCGCCTCATTTGTCACCAGTACCAATCCCCGGAAATTTTCTGGCTTTTCAG CCAAGCCCAACAACTCTGGGGAAGCCCCCTCGAGCCCCACCCCTAAGAGAAGTCTGTCTTCAAGCAAATGTGACCCCAGGCATAAGGACTGTCTGCTACGGGAGTTTCGAAAGTTATGCGCCATGGTGGCTGATAATCCTAGCTACAACACGAAGACCCAGATCATCCAGGACTTCCTTCGGAAAGGCTCAGCAGGAG ATGGTTTCCACGGTGATGTGTACCTAACAGTGAAGCTGCTGCTGCCAGGAGTCATTAAGACTGTTTACAACTTGAATGATAAGCAGATTGTGAAGCTTTTCAGTCGCATTTTTAACTGCAACCCAGATGATATGGCACGGGACCTAGAGCAG ggtgacGTGTCAGAGACAATCAGAGTCTTCTTTGAGCAGAGCAAGTCTTTCCCCCCAGCTGCCAAGAGCCTCCTTACCATCCAGGAAGTGGATGAGTTCCTTCTGCGGCTGTCCAAGCTCACCAAGGAGGATGAGCAGCAACAGGCCCTACAGGACATTGCCTCCAG GTGTACAGCCAATGACCTTAAATGCATCATCAGGTTGATCAAACATGATCTGAAGATGAACTCAGGTGCAAAACATGT GTTAGACGCCCTTGACCCCAATGCCTATGAAGCCTTCAAAGCCTCGCGCAACCTGCAGGATGTGGTGGAGCGGGTCCTTCACAACGCGCAGGAGGTGGAGAAGGAGCCGGGCCAGAGACGGGCTCTGAGCGTCCAGGCCTCGCTGATGACACCTGTGCAGCCCATGTTG GCGGAGGCCTGCAAGTCCGTTGAGTATGCAATGAAGAAATGTCCCAATGGCATGTTCTCTGAGATCAAGTACGATGGAGAGCGAGTCCAGGTGCATAAGAATGGAGACCACTTCAGCTACTTCAGCCGCAGTCTCAAGCCCGTCCTTCCTCACAAG GTGGCCCACTTTAAGGACTACATTCCCCAGGCTTTTCCTGGGGGCCACAGCATGATCTTGGATTCTGAAGTGCTTCTGATTGACAACAAGACAGGCAAACCACTGCCCTTTGGGACTCTGGGAGTGCACAAG AAAGCAGCCTTCCAGGATGCTAATGTCTGCCTGTTTGTTTTTGATTGTATCTACTTTAATGATGTCAGCTTGATGGACAG ACCTCTGTGTGAGCGGCGGAAGTTTCTTCATGACAACATGGTTGAAATTCCAAACCGGATCATGTTCTCAGAAATGAAGCGAGTCACA AAAGCTTTGGACTTGGCTGACATGATAACCCGGGTGATCCAGGAGGGATTGGAGGGGCTGGTGCTGAAGGATGTGAAG GGTACATATGAGCCTGGGAAGCGGCACTGGCTGAAAGTGAAGAAAGACTATTTGAACGAGGGGGCCATGGCCGACACAGCTGACCTGGTGGTCCTTGGAGCCTTCTATGGGCAAGGGAGCAAAG GCGGCATGATGTCAATCTTCCTCATGGGCTGCTACGACCCTGGCAGCCAGAAGTGGTGCACAGTCACCAAGTGTGCAGGAGGCCATGATGATGCCACGCTTGCCCGCCTGCAGAAGGAACTAGACATGGTGAAGATCAGCAAG GACCCCAGCAAAATACCCAGCTGGTTGAAGGTCAACAAGATCTACTATCCTGACTTCATCGTCCCAGACCCAAAG AAAGCTGCCGTGTGGGAGATCACAGGGGCTGAATTCTCCAAATCGGAGGCTCATACAGCTGACGGGATCTCCATCCGATTCCCTCGCTGCACCCGAATCCGAGATGATAAGGACTGGAAATCTGCCACTAACCTTCCCCAACTCAAG GAACTGTACCAGTTGTCCAAGGAGAAGGCAGACTTCACTGTAGTGGCTGGAGATGAGGGGAGCTCCACTACAGGGGGTAGCAGTGAAGAGAATAAGGGTCCCTCAGGGTCTGCTGTGTCCCGCAAGGCCCCCAGCAAGCCCTCAGCCAGTACCAAGAAAGCAGAAGGGAAGCTGAGTAACTCCAACAGCAAAGATG GCAACATGCAGACTGCAAAGCCTTCCGCTATGAAGGTGGGGGAGAAGCTGGCCACAAAGTCTTCTCCAGTGAAAGTAGGGGAGAAGCGGAAAGCTGCTGATGAGACGCTGTGCCAAACAAAG GTATTGCTGGACATCTTCACTGGGGTGCGGCTTTACTTGCCACCCTCCACACCAGACTTCAGCCGTCTCAGACGCTACTTTGTGGCATTCGACGGGGACCTGGTACAGGAATTTGATATGACTTCAGCCACGCACGTGCTGGGTAGCAGGGACAAGAACCCTGCGGCTCAGCAGGTCTCCCCAGAGTGGATTTGGGCATGTATCCGGAAACGGAGACTGGTAGCTCCCTGCTAG
- the LIG3 gene encoding DNA ligase 3 isoform X5 produces the protein MVADNPSYNTKTQIIQDFLRKGSAGDGFHGDVYLTVKLLLPGVIKTVYNLNDKQIVKLFSRIFNCNPDDMARDLEQGDVSETIRVFFEQSKSFPPAAKSLLTIQEVDEFLLRLSKLTKEDEQQQALQDIASRCTANDLKCIIRLIKHDLKMNSGAKHVLDALDPNAYEAFKASRNLQDVVERVLHNAQEVEKEPGQRRALSVQASLMTPVQPMLAEACKSVEYAMKKCPNGMFSEIKYDGERVQVHKNGDHFSYFSRSLKPVLPHKVAHFKDYIPQAFPGGHSMILDSEVLLIDNKTGKPLPFGTLGVHKKAAFQDANVCLFVFDCIYFNDVSLMDRPLCERRKFLHDNMVEIPNRIMFSEMKRVTKALDLADMITRVIQEGLEGLVLKDVKGTYEPGKRHWLKVKKDYLNEGAMADTADLVVLGAFYGQGSKGGMMSIFLMGCYDPGSQKWCTVTKCAGGHDDATLARLQKELDMVKISKDPSKIPSWLKVNKIYYPDFIVPDPKKAAVWEITGAEFSKSEAHTADGISIRFPRCTRIRDDKDWKSATNLPQLKELYQLSKEKADFTVVAGDEGSSTTGGSSEENKGPSGSAVSRKAPSKPSASTKKAEGKLSNSNSKDGNMQTAKPSAMKVGEKLATKSSPVKVGEKRKAADETLCQTKVLLDIFTGVRLYLPPSTPDFSRLRRYFVAFDGDLVQEFDMTSATHVLGSRDKNPAAQQVSPEWIWACIRKRRLVAPC, from the exons ATGGTGGCTGATAATCCTAGCTACAACACGAAGACCCAGATCATCCAGGACTTCCTTCGGAAAGGCTCAGCAGGAG ATGGTTTCCACGGTGATGTGTACCTAACAGTGAAGCTGCTGCTGCCAGGAGTCATTAAGACTGTTTACAACTTGAATGATAAGCAGATTGTGAAGCTTTTCAGTCGCATTTTTAACTGCAACCCAGATGATATGGCACGGGACCTAGAGCAG ggtgacGTGTCAGAGACAATCAGAGTCTTCTTTGAGCAGAGCAAGTCTTTCCCCCCAGCTGCCAAGAGCCTCCTTACCATCCAGGAAGTGGATGAGTTCCTTCTGCGGCTGTCCAAGCTCACCAAGGAGGATGAGCAGCAACAGGCCCTACAGGACATTGCCTCCAG GTGTACAGCCAATGACCTTAAATGCATCATCAGGTTGATCAAACATGATCTGAAGATGAACTCAGGTGCAAAACATGT GTTAGACGCCCTTGACCCCAATGCCTATGAAGCCTTCAAAGCCTCGCGCAACCTGCAGGATGTGGTGGAGCGGGTCCTTCACAACGCGCAGGAGGTGGAGAAGGAGCCGGGCCAGAGACGGGCTCTGAGCGTCCAGGCCTCGCTGATGACACCTGTGCAGCCCATGTTG GCGGAGGCCTGCAAGTCCGTTGAGTATGCAATGAAGAAATGTCCCAATGGCATGTTCTCTGAGATCAAGTACGATGGAGAGCGAGTCCAGGTGCATAAGAATGGAGACCACTTCAGCTACTTCAGCCGCAGTCTCAAGCCCGTCCTTCCTCACAAG GTGGCCCACTTTAAGGACTACATTCCCCAGGCTTTTCCTGGGGGCCACAGCATGATCTTGGATTCTGAAGTGCTTCTGATTGACAACAAGACAGGCAAACCACTGCCCTTTGGGACTCTGGGAGTGCACAAG AAAGCAGCCTTCCAGGATGCTAATGTCTGCCTGTTTGTTTTTGATTGTATCTACTTTAATGATGTCAGCTTGATGGACAG ACCTCTGTGTGAGCGGCGGAAGTTTCTTCATGACAACATGGTTGAAATTCCAAACCGGATCATGTTCTCAGAAATGAAGCGAGTCACA AAAGCTTTGGACTTGGCTGACATGATAACCCGGGTGATCCAGGAGGGATTGGAGGGGCTGGTGCTGAAGGATGTGAAG GGTACATATGAGCCTGGGAAGCGGCACTGGCTGAAAGTGAAGAAAGACTATTTGAACGAGGGGGCCATGGCCGACACAGCTGACCTGGTGGTCCTTGGAGCCTTCTATGGGCAAGGGAGCAAAG GCGGCATGATGTCAATCTTCCTCATGGGCTGCTACGACCCTGGCAGCCAGAAGTGGTGCACAGTCACCAAGTGTGCAGGAGGCCATGATGATGCCACGCTTGCCCGCCTGCAGAAGGAACTAGACATGGTGAAGATCAGCAAG GACCCCAGCAAAATACCCAGCTGGTTGAAGGTCAACAAGATCTACTATCCTGACTTCATCGTCCCAGACCCAAAG AAAGCTGCCGTGTGGGAGATCACAGGGGCTGAATTCTCCAAATCGGAGGCTCATACAGCTGACGGGATCTCCATCCGATTCCCTCGCTGCACCCGAATCCGAGATGATAAGGACTGGAAATCTGCCACTAACCTTCCCCAACTCAAG GAACTGTACCAGTTGTCCAAGGAGAAGGCAGACTTCACTGTAGTGGCTGGAGATGAGGGGAGCTCCACTACAGGGGGTAGCAGTGAAGAGAATAAGGGTCCCTCAGGGTCTGCTGTGTCCCGCAAGGCCCCCAGCAAGCCCTCAGCCAGTACCAAGAAAGCAGAAGGGAAGCTGAGTAACTCCAACAGCAAAGATG GCAACATGCAGACTGCAAAGCCTTCCGCTATGAAGGTGGGGGAGAAGCTGGCCACAAAGTCTTCTCCAGTGAAAGTAGGGGAGAAGCGGAAAGCTGCTGATGAGACGCTGTGCCAAACAAAG GTATTGCTGGACATCTTCACTGGGGTGCGGCTTTACTTGCCACCCTCCACACCAGACTTCAGCCGTCTCAGACGCTACTTTGTGGCATTCGACGGGGACCTGGTACAGGAATTTGATATGACTTCAGCCACGCACGTGCTGGGTAGCAGGGACAAGAACCCTGCGGCTCAGCAGGTCTCCCCAGAGTGGATTTGGGCATGTATCCGGAAACGGAGACTGGTAGCTCCCTGCTAG
- the LIG3 gene encoding DNA ligase 3 isoform X3, translated as MAEQRFCVDYAKRGTAGCKKCKEKIVKGVCRIGKLVPNPFSESGGDMKEWYHIKCMFEKLERARATTKKIEDLTELEGWEELEDNEKEQITQHIADLSSKAAGTPKKKAVVQAKLTATGQVTSPVKGASFVTSTNPRKFSGFSAKPNNSGEAPSSPTPKRSLSSSKCDPRHKDCLLREFRKLCAMVADNPSYNTKTQIIQDFLRKGSAGDGFHGDVYLTVKLLLPGVIKTVYNLNDKQIVKLFSRIFNCNPDDMARDLEQGDVSETIRVFFEQSKSFPPAAKSLLTIQEVDEFLLRLSKLTKEDEQQQALQDIASRCTANDLKCIIRLIKHDLKMNSGAKHVLDALDPNAYEAFKASRNLQDVVERVLHNAQEVEKEPGQRRALSVQASLMTPVQPMLAEACKSVEYAMKKCPNGMFSEIKYDGERVQVHKNGDHFSYFSRSLKPVLPHKVAHFKDYIPQAFPGGHSMILDSEVLLIDNKTGKPLPFGTLGVHKKAAFQDANVCLFVFDCIYFNDVSLMDRPLCERRKFLHDNMVEIPNRIMFSEMKRVTKALDLADMITRVIQEGLEGLVLKDVKGTYEPGKRHWLKVKKDYLNEGAMADTADLVVLGAFYGQGSKGGMMSIFLMGCYDPGSQKWCTVTKCAGGHDDATLARLQKELDMVKISKDPSKIPSWLKVNKIYYPDFIVPDPKKAAVWEITGAEFSKSEAHTADGISIRFPRCTRIRDDKDWKSATNLPQLKELYQLSKEKADFTVVAGDEGSSTTGGSSEENKGPSGSAVSRKAPSKPSASTKKAEGKLSNSNSKDGNMQTAKPSAMKVGEKLATKSSPVKVGEKRKAADETLCQTKVLLDIFTGVRLYLPPSTPDFSRLRRYFVAFDGDLVQEFDMTSATHVLGSRDKNPAAQQVSPEWIWACIRKRRLVAPC; from the exons ATGGCTGAGCAACGGTTCTGTGTGGACTATGCCAAGCGTGGCACAGCTGGCTGCAAAAAATGCAAGGAAAAGATTGTGAAGGGCGTATGCCGAATTGGCAAACTGGTGCCCAATCCCTTCTCAGAGTCTGGGGGTGATATGAAAGAGTGGTACCACATTAAATGCATGTTTGAGAAACTAGAGCGGGCCCGGGCCACCACAAAAAAAATCGAGGACCTCACAGAGCTGGAAGGCTGGGAAGAGCTGGAAGATAATGAGAAGGAACAGATAACCCAGCACATTGCAG ATCTGTCTTCTAAGGCAGCAGGTACACCAAAGAAGAAAGCTGTTGTCCAGGCTAAGTTGACAGCCACTGGCCAGGTGACTTCTCCAGTGAAAGGCGCCTCATTTGTCACCAGTACCAATCCCCGGAAATTTTCTGGCTTTTCAG CCAAGCCCAACAACTCTGGGGAAGCCCCCTCGAGCCCCACCCCTAAGAGAAGTCTGTCTTCAAGCAAATGTGACCCCAGGCATAAGGACTGTCTGCTACGGGAGTTTCGAAAGTTATGCGCCATGGTGGCTGATAATCCTAGCTACAACACGAAGACCCAGATCATCCAGGACTTCCTTCGGAAAGGCTCAGCAGGAG ATGGTTTCCACGGTGATGTGTACCTAACAGTGAAGCTGCTGCTGCCAGGAGTCATTAAGACTGTTTACAACTTGAATGATAAGCAGATTGTGAAGCTTTTCAGTCGCATTTTTAACTGCAACCCAGATGATATGGCACGGGACCTAGAGCAG ggtgacGTGTCAGAGACAATCAGAGTCTTCTTTGAGCAGAGCAAGTCTTTCCCCCCAGCTGCCAAGAGCCTCCTTACCATCCAGGAAGTGGATGAGTTCCTTCTGCGGCTGTCCAAGCTCACCAAGGAGGATGAGCAGCAACAGGCCCTACAGGACATTGCCTCCAG GTGTACAGCCAATGACCTTAAATGCATCATCAGGTTGATCAAACATGATCTGAAGATGAACTCAGGTGCAAAACATGT GTTAGACGCCCTTGACCCCAATGCCTATGAAGCCTTCAAAGCCTCGCGCAACCTGCAGGATGTGGTGGAGCGGGTCCTTCACAACGCGCAGGAGGTGGAGAAGGAGCCGGGCCAGAGACGGGCTCTGAGCGTCCAGGCCTCGCTGATGACACCTGTGCAGCCCATGTTG GCGGAGGCCTGCAAGTCCGTTGAGTATGCAATGAAGAAATGTCCCAATGGCATGTTCTCTGAGATCAAGTACGATGGAGAGCGAGTCCAGGTGCATAAGAATGGAGACCACTTCAGCTACTTCAGCCGCAGTCTCAAGCCCGTCCTTCCTCACAAG GTGGCCCACTTTAAGGACTACATTCCCCAGGCTTTTCCTGGGGGCCACAGCATGATCTTGGATTCTGAAGTGCTTCTGATTGACAACAAGACAGGCAAACCACTGCCCTTTGGGACTCTGGGAGTGCACAAG AAAGCAGCCTTCCAGGATGCTAATGTCTGCCTGTTTGTTTTTGATTGTATCTACTTTAATGATGTCAGCTTGATGGACAG ACCTCTGTGTGAGCGGCGGAAGTTTCTTCATGACAACATGGTTGAAATTCCAAACCGGATCATGTTCTCAGAAATGAAGCGAGTCACA AAAGCTTTGGACTTGGCTGACATGATAACCCGGGTGATCCAGGAGGGATTGGAGGGGCTGGTGCTGAAGGATGTGAAG GGTACATATGAGCCTGGGAAGCGGCACTGGCTGAAAGTGAAGAAAGACTATTTGAACGAGGGGGCCATGGCCGACACAGCTGACCTGGTGGTCCTTGGAGCCTTCTATGGGCAAGGGAGCAAAG GCGGCATGATGTCAATCTTCCTCATGGGCTGCTACGACCCTGGCAGCCAGAAGTGGTGCACAGTCACCAAGTGTGCAGGAGGCCATGATGATGCCACGCTTGCCCGCCTGCAGAAGGAACTAGACATGGTGAAGATCAGCAAG GACCCCAGCAAAATACCCAGCTGGTTGAAGGTCAACAAGATCTACTATCCTGACTTCATCGTCCCAGACCCAAAG AAAGCTGCCGTGTGGGAGATCACAGGGGCTGAATTCTCCAAATCGGAGGCTCATACAGCTGACGGGATCTCCATCCGATTCCCTCGCTGCACCCGAATCCGAGATGATAAGGACTGGAAATCTGCCACTAACCTTCCCCAACTCAAG GAACTGTACCAGTTGTCCAAGGAGAAGGCAGACTTCACTGTAGTGGCTGGAGATGAGGGGAGCTCCACTACAGGGGGTAGCAGTGAAGAGAATAAGGGTCCCTCAGGGTCTGCTGTGTCCCGCAAGGCCCCCAGCAAGCCCTCAGCCAGTACCAAGAAAGCAGAAGGGAAGCTGAGTAACTCCAACAGCAAAGATG GCAACATGCAGACTGCAAAGCCTTCCGCTATGAAGGTGGGGGAGAAGCTGGCCACAAAGTCTTCTCCAGTGAAAGTAGGGGAGAAGCGGAAAGCTGCTGATGAGACGCTGTGCCAAACAAAG GTATTGCTGGACATCTTCACTGGGGTGCGGCTTTACTTGCCACCCTCCACACCAGACTTCAGCCGTCTCAGACGCTACTTTGTGGCATTCGACGGGGACCTGGTACAGGAATTTGATATGACTTCAGCCACGCACGTGCTGGGTAGCAGGGACAAGAACCCTGCGGCTCAGCAGGTCTCCCCAGAGTGGATTTGGGCATGTATCCGGAAACGGAGACTGGTAGCTCCCTGCTAG